From the genome of Bacteroidota bacterium:
CCGTCGCCGTCCTCGGTGAACCAAGCCGTGCGCCGCTGCCGCTCGTGGAAGCGCCGGATGTTGTCGGCTGCCTGGTGCAGCGCATCGCGGAGGTCTTGGTCGAGGTCTCCGTAAGCTGCGCTCAGGGCGTCGGTTGGAACGCGGAGGCGGTCTACCTCGACGCCGTCGAAGCGAGTTGTGGCGTCGCGGAGCGCGGCGTCGCCGCGGGCCTGCACGTCGGCAACGAGGTCGCGGGCTGCCTGCGTCACCTCGTCTGAGAAGGCGGCCGTCCTGGCGAGAATGCGCGGGAGCGGCGCCGGTAGTGCTTCAGTCCTCTCAGCCGGGTCGGCCGTGCCACGGGCGAGGCGAACAACCGGAAGCAAATACGTGGCGAAGGACATGAGGAGGAGACGGACGACGCAGTCGGGAAAAGGGGCAACGTTACGCGATGCCGACTGCTTGGGTCCGCCCTCCTGGAAAACTCATAGGCAGCCGGGTCCGCCTGCCCGCCGGGCCCTACTCGTCGTCCCAATAGGAATCTTCAGGGAGCTCGAGTTCTGGAAGGTCCTCGAACTCGTAGTCAGGCAGGAGCTCGTCCCGGACGTAGGCCATGGCTTCATGCAGGGCCAGCACGAACTTGCCGAAGTCCTCCTTGTAGAGAAACAGCTTGTGCTTCTGGTAGCCCTCACCGTCACCGCGTCGCTTGCTCTCAGTGATGTTGAGGAAGAAATCCTCGCCGGACCGGGTGGCCTTCACGTCGAAGAAGTAGGTGCGCTTGCCTGCAGGCACACGGACCGAGTAGACCTCGTCGCGGTCGTCGCGGCGGCTTGCACGACGGTGCTCGTTGGGTTCCATGGGATGAAGAGCAGCTGTAGGGTAAGACGGGACCCGACGGTACCCGTGGGGCCGCGAATATCGGCCTAGGCTCGGCTTAAAGCAACTACCTATGTAAGAAACAGTCCTACAGGATTGTCAGACTAGATGTGCACATTAGAACATATGTCTTTCCTTCCGCAAGACTTATGGATGTCTTATGCTTGGCGTGTGAGAACTTAGTAAGAACGTATGTGGTGTAGCTAGGGGCCAGCCGCTACGTCGGTGAGCGCGATCGGGCGCAGGGGTTCTGCGCGTAGGTGGAGGGCGGTACGCTCGGCCCAGCGAGTGTCGAGACGCTGGAGGCGGACGTGCAGCATCCGCGCGGTGGCTTCGTCGCCCAGGCCGAGGTGGCTGTAGGCCAGCAGGTAGAGCGCAGGCGCGTAGGTGGGATCGGCCTGAAGTGCCTTGCGCAGCGCTCCGATGGCGGCGCGGTAGGCATAGCGCTTGGTGTAGGTGCGGGCGAGGCCCAAAGCCGCTAGGTGCTGGTAGGCCGTGTGTTCTGCCGTGTGCTCAAAACGCGCCGCCGCTTCGGCGAAGTCGCCGCGCCGGAGGTGGTGGTGGCCCAGCGCATAGGCCGCTGGGAAAAACCCATCCGCGTGTTCCAGCGCTTGGGCATACGCCTGAGCCGCAGCGGCCCGGTCGCCGATACCCT
Proteins encoded in this window:
- a CDS encoding DUF3276 family protein, with the translated sequence MEPNEHRRASRRDDRDEVYSVRVPAGKRTYFFDVKATRSGEDFFLNITESKRRGDGEGYQKHKLFLYKEDFGKFVLALHEAMAYVRDELLPDYEFEDLPELELPEDSYWDDE